The Gopherus evgoodei ecotype Sinaloan lineage chromosome 8, rGopEvg1_v1.p, whole genome shotgun sequence genome segment GAGCTAGGGGCTGGTaagtgcagggctggaggcaaaGGAAGGGCTCATCCAATGCTCAACAGCCCCTCATGCATAGCCCTGGTCACTGGCATCTGCTGTAGCAAGAGGGGCATATTAGCCAACCCCCCGGGACATCCCTTGTTCCATGCACGGAGCACCATGGGCTCTTTGTCTCTCCCCCCTGAAGTGTCACCAGAGATGGGCAGAAGGGACCTCAGCTTCACACCTGGTCTGCAGGGCGGCCCCGCCAAccacccccctcccactccatgaAAGGGCACACGTGCATTTCCGATAAAGCccaattctccccccaccccatttccccaCCCCATCGCTGCCCACAGTCATTGGTTGCACTGGAACCATCCACCCTTCTGGAGGCCCCAGCCCATGTCCTGTTCAGTTCTGTTTTGTTGGCCCTGGTGCGCTGAGTGAACCGTGCTTCTGCAAAGGTCACATCAGCCCTTTGTGCtgtttcctgtggggaaatgCCTTGGTCAGAAGCCCCTGAAAGGAAAGTTGTGTGCAGCACAAGGCCCATTCTTCTCTCTGTGCCCTTTTAGCTGGGGAGGCGCCatggtctgggagtcaggagaactcagttctgttcctgactctgacctgctgtgtgacctggggcaactCATCCTCCCTCTCTGGCCTTtattcccccaacacacactttcTCTGTCTAGACTGTAAGTCTTAAGGGGCGGAGACTGCCTCTTACACTTTGCAGGTACAATGCCTGgtgcaatgggaccctgatcttggttggagccATTCGGTATTATCAGGCTAACAACCCCCTTCCTGTCCAGCCACCTCACTTCCCTACCTGCTGCCCCGGATACTCCCAGGTGAAATCGATCGCAACTTCTGGTTCTCCAAACACTGTGCATGTCACGTTGAAGTTTTCTCCAGCCCGCACAGTGGTGGCTGAGGCACTGACTGTGGGTTTGGGAGCAGAGGAAGGGTCTGTGAGGGCAAGAATGAAGTGGTGAGAAGCAGGATTAGAAGGGCAGCAAAGTACCATGAGTTAGCTACTTCCCAGTCGTAGGAGACGGGCTAGTCAACCAATGGCAGTTAGGGAGCTGTAGCGCTGAGAGTCCATCAGCTCACACCTCCCTGCCAACCCATCTGGGCTTTAGGGCGGGGTTAAGGGGAGGGGACAGGCCTGCTACCAGGGTATCTCCAGCTAACGGGGTCACCGCTTCTGCTTAGAGACCTCTGTCTCATGTAGCAACCTACCATCTCCTTGTGCTGGATGGCATGTGTTCATCTGGCGGGCCTGATGAATGGTACATCAGCGTGTGTATGGTCTCCATAATTAAACTGGTGCAGGTGACCAGGGGTGCTCAGTTAACATGCCCAGATAGCTCAGCTGGCAGAGGGACTGCTCTGCATGAGGCGTCTGTATGAGCACAGCAGTGCCCAGAAAAAGCTAGTGACAGTGAGAAGGCAACAATACGCAGCCTCATGGGCTAATTCCTCCTGCTCTGTCTTAGGAAGAGAGGAGGAATTCTgtgtccccattcctgtccccactGCTAGTGTGGTGGACCGTTTCTGGCTAGCTGGCATTGTTCCTGAGCTGACAGCGGTGAAGCTGGCTCGGCTAAAGGCAGCAGATGTCAGCAAGCAGGCAGGTGGAAGTCTCAAAACCAAAGGAACACATAGGTTAGGGGCTGCAGAACCAGCTCTGGCAGCTGGATCTCCCATCCCTGCCAGGCAGTAGTCACTCACAGTTGATGTAGATCAGCATGTACTTGGTGGATATTTGCCGCACGCCGGCCAGGCTGGCCATGCAGAAGAGCGACCCTGCATACGAGGGCCGTGGGCGGTGGATCACAAACCCCCTCTTCACATCGTACGAGATGTCGATCCCATCCACAGCCACCTCCTCCGGGGGGAATTCACGGTGCAGCGTCAccttggccagagggctggtcacctggCATGGTAGGAGTGTGGGATGGTTCGTGCGCAGCTGGACCACTTCGTAATAATCCTCCGTCGGCACAAACAGCTCCTGGGGATctagggagggaggagggcagtAGGGTTACATAATGGAGGCAGGGAGACACTTCCCGGCTCTCCACCTGTGCCGGCCTCCTGTGTAACATGCCCTAGCCTGCAGCAGGCCTCACCCGGGGCTTCCCTGTCCACTGGATAACGAGAGCAGATGCTGATGCTCTCTGGCTCgagtcccctgcctgccccaaaccAATCTAAGCGCAGAAGCCTGACCTGTGAAGAAGATGAAAGCCTTGCCCGTCCTGTCCTCTCCGTCCTGGCACTCGCTGTCCCCGCACTGGAAGGACCAGCAGCTGTACTCGCCCGTGTCAGCAGCCCTGGAGTTCACCACCAGCAGCTGACTGTGCCTCTCAAAGTGCTTGATTCTGAAACAGAGGGGAGAGGCCCCCGTTCAGACTCCAAGAGAGTCACCCTGGGCATCTGCATCAAGCATCGAACATAATgtccagactgggtcagatcaatggtccatctcacccagtatcctgtctctgataatggccaaagccaggtgcttcagagggaatgaacagaacaaggcagttatcaagtgatccagccccggctgtccactcctagcttctggcaatcagagactggagcacccagagcatggagttgcatccctggccatcttggctaatagcctttgatggacttCTCCtctatgaatgtatctaattctgttttgaatcctgttatagtttggccttcacaacatcccctggcaatgagttccacaggttgactgtactcTGTGTGAGGAAGGAAAACACCCACTTATCTCCATGCCCACAGTGACGGCCTGGGGCCAAGGAAGGGGCTTCCTGTGCCCCCGTTGCCTATGCCCAAGGACAGACAGTGCATGACAGGGTCACGGTAACAATTCCCAAAGGGCACCGAGTGTCACGCTCCCCTGCTCTGACCTACCTGCCCACCCAGACAGGTGAAGTCCAGAGGTGGTTAATAACCAGTGACGTGGCCAATGTGCTCCAAATGCTGAGAAATGGATAGTGCCTGGGACAGCCCCTCCCTTAACATGCTCCCACCTGCTGTGGTGCTCGCACTGTCCCCCAGCCCAGGACCACGGGGAGTGAAAGGGAGAACAGGCAATGGAAGCCGCAGCCAGGCTCAAGCTGAATGTGAGGCTGGGCTCCCTGAGCCTGGCTGAGCACCTGCCAGCTTTGCTCCCTGGCGGATCTCACCGAGCAAGCAGGGGGTGTCCGTGTGTTTGGGCCTGTTAAACGAGGTCCGATTGTCCACGCCAGGGTAACACGTCTGCTGCATGCCCTCCCCCGTGCTTGGCCTCCAGAACAAGGGTCTGCCCAGCATCCCCAAATCCAGGCCTCCTGCATGTAATTTACTGAAGCAATTTGATGCCTTTGGCATCTCGGGGGAATGGACCCCGCACAGGCCTTGCTCACCCCTCACCCATGACAGGCCCTTGACAATCACCCCGGGCCTGGATAGCCTCCCAGAGCCCGTCGCACACCCCGGACACGCACCTGAGCCGCCCCTCATCCTCATCCTTCAGGTATGCAGGGAACCTCCACCTGACGGACCGCCCTCTGCAGCGCAGCTCCAGGGTGTCGCCTGCCTTCAGAGTCAGGGAGTCAGGCACTTTCTGGAACTGCCCCCTGGTCACCACCCGAGTCAGGATGGATGCAGGCTGGTGCACCTGGTTGTGAGGGGCTGTGGGTTTCACTCGGGCTTTGCCCTTCGGGGGCTTGGTTACTGCCTGGTGGAGCTTTTCACCTGTTGTTTTGGGAGGTTTGAGCTTGTTTGGCTTGGGCTCTTTTGTCACCTTCTTCTCGGTGGCTTTGGGGGGCTTTTCCTTCTCTTGACATTCAGCTGCGGACAGAGAAGATGCGTTTgacagcagagcagcagcaggcgcaGGCCCacaggggcagagggctcagtgTGGCTTTGCAGTTTCTTGGGCTGTTCAGCAACAGAGCTGGGTCAGGTCCCAGGCATTGCAGGGATGTTTATTCTCTCTCCTAACCCACAGCACAGGTTTCATGGACACACTAAGGGTCCGGTTATGAGATGCCTCATTCTGAGCCAACAAAATGAGGGGAAGCACCCGTTTACCACCACACATTGACTGGAATGTGGCCCAGCGCCTTAGCTGACGTTCATCAGTGTCGTTTCACCACCTGAGCATCTGGAAATCGAGTCCCAAATGTCATATCCCCTAAGGGGCAGAAATCTGCAATTCTTGCAGGGTAACCAAGGAAATTCTTACCTACTCACCGTGCAAAGGACATGACTGGCAGGATCCCTGTGCCATATAAGACAAGATTTTACCTAGTAGGGTTACTTCTCTTCCTACTCTAAGCTACTTCTGGGAATTGGCACAGGAGGATGCTGTGAGAGTATCGTAGCTGAGAAGACAAGAGGTCTTTCTGTTCACCCACTGATTTGCCTGCTCTCTGTTCATTGATTGTTGGGAGGCATTTGTGTAGCTCGTAGTGTTTGCCTCCTACCTGTGATTCCCCACATGCACCCAAGCACAGGACATCTGGGATGCACCTGGCAGAGAGCAAGAAATCAGGCATCCTAACTTAGATGTGGGTCTCCTAAATCTGTCAAGCCATCAGCCTGGCTCACAACCCTCCTATGTATCCTTCTtttctagccagggaagagatggCTCCTGTACGTGATGCATGTCCAAAGGGAAGCTCATCCAGCTTCGTTTTATGTTGACCCACAAAGCCAGGAAAACCTCGGATCTTTCCCTTGATGTCACTCAAACCAAAATAAGTGAGGCTGCGGCCCATTGGCAAAGCTGTTCCAGTACCCCGGCCTGACCAAAGCTGCAGAAACAAGTCCCTATCCAGCAACAGTCCCTGAGTTCCTGCTGGTGTTGCAGGCAAtaagggacttttcagcttgctgccctgccctccaaCAAGGCATCCCTGTGTAGGCCACTGAGGAATGCAAAGAGCACCAAgctagggatggggagggaaacaTATGGGCTTGGGAAATGAGTAGGAGGAAGGGAAAGAGTCAGAAAAGCAAGACTTACCCAAGATGAGGAGGAGAAGGCTGCAGCCCAGGACAGCCAGGGCCTTGGAGTTCATACTGGGGCAAGCCAGGCACAAACCAGGGAGCTGCGCTGCTGaagtggggctgcagcagctggaactgtTCACAGCTCTGCAGCAATTCCACACTCCTCGttccctctgagagggaggaggggcGCTGCGGGGATGGAGAGTCCAGGGGGCTCAGGAGATGAAGGGGAGAGATTTCAAAGCAAATCAAAGGCTTGACTCTTCGCCTCGTTAAACAAAATTCCTTTCACCCCTGCGTGCCATGAAGGCATTCAGGTTCCTTCAGAGGTGATGAATGGAGCTATTCAAAGCCTGGCTCCAGCAGTCACACTCCAggcttaaaaagaaaacagtgtCCACCTACTCCATTTCCAGGCGGTGCCCGGTCCAGTTATGCTCTGGAGAGCATGGGGCAGGTGGAGTGGTTAGATGCAAAACGCTTTGGGAAGGGGCCAGCTCTACCCCAGCGTTTGAACAaactcctagcacaatgggctgcCAATCCCGAGGGAAGACACTAGGTACTAACTACCCCGACAGTGGTGATAACACAATGTGGGTGAAGGGGAGCTTCTTGTTTGACTCCTGTGGTTTGCTTCCCCTTCCAGCTATTACCTGTTGATACACAGTATTGAAGGGTAAATGTTGCAGCTCAAGAACATGTCACAGAGTGCAACACAGTGCAGGCCAGCAGCCTGGAATAATAGAATAAATAGCTCCTACACGGCACTGTTCATCCTCCGATCTCAGAGCACCATGCCTACTAGACAGCGGGAGAAGCCAAGGTACTAGGAGATGAATTGACTAGCCCAAGGAAACTCAGTGAGACAGTGGCAAGACCAGGCCTGTCAGTTCAGAGCCTCGGCACCTCTGGGCCGGGCAGTTCAGAGcctcggcacctctgggcctggcagatcagagcccggcacctctgggcctggcagttcagagccccgacacctctgggcctggcagatcagagccccagcacctctgggcctggcagatcAGAGCCCcaacacctctgggcctggcagttcagagcccggcacctctaggccgggcagttcagagcccggcacctctgggcctggcagatcagagccccgacacctctgggcctggctgttcagagcccggcacctctaggccgggcagttcagagcccggcacctctgggcctggcagatcagagcccggcacctctgggcctggcagatcagagccccgacacctctgggcctggcagttcagagcccggcacctctaggccgggcagttcagagcccggcacctctgggcctggcagatcagagccccgacacctctgggcctggcagttcagagcccggcacctctaggccgggcagttcagagcccggcacctctgggcctggcagatcAGAGCCCCGAcatctctgggcctggcagttcagagcccggcacctctaggccaggcagttcagagcccggcacctctgggcctggcagatcagagcctcagcacctctgggcctggcagttcagagccccgacacctctgggcctggcagatcagaaccccagcacctctgggcctggcagttcagagccccgacacctctgggcctggcagatcagagccccgacacctctgggcctggcagatcAGAGCCCcaacacctctgggcctggcagttcagagcccggcacctctgggcctggcagatcagaaccccagcacctctgggcctggcagttcagagccccagcacctctgggcctggcagatcAGAGCCCCCACACCTCTGGGCCTTGCAGATCAGAGCCCCGACACCTCTGGGCCTTGCAGATCAGAGCCCcgacacctctgggcctggcagttcagagccccggcacctctgggcctggcagatcAGAGCCAcgacacctctgggcctggcagttcagagccccaacacctttgggcctggcagttcagagccccgacacctctgggcctggcagttcagagcccggcacctctgggcctggcagttcagagccccggcacctctgggcctggcagatcagagcccagcacctctgggcctggcagatcagagccccagcacctctgggcctggcagatcAGAGCCCCGACATCTctggcctggcagttcagagcccggcacctctaggccgggcagttcagagcccggcacctctgggccttgcagatcagagccccggcacctctgggcctggcagatcAGAGCCCCGAcatctctgggcctggcagttcagagcccggcacctctaggccgggcagttcagagcccggtacctctgggcctggcagatcagagcctcagcacctctgggcctggcagttcagagccccgacacctctgggcctggcagatcagaaccccagcacctctgggcctggcagttcagagccccgacacctctgggcctggcagatcagagccccgacacctctgggcctggcagatcAGAGCCCcaacacctctgggcctggcagttcagagcccggcacctctgggcctggcagatcagaaccccagcacctctgggcctggcagttcagagccccagcacctctgggcctggcagatcAGAGCCCCCCACACCTCTGGGCCTTGCAGATTCAGAGCCCcgacacctctgggcctggcagttcagagccccagcacctctgggccttgCAGATCAGAGCCAcgacacctctgggcctggcagttcagagccccggcacctctgggccttgCAGATCAGAGCCCCGACACCTCTGGGCCTTGCagatcagagccccagcacctctgggcctggcagatcAGAGCTCCGACACCTCTGGGCCTTGCAAAtcagagccctgacacctctgggcctggcagttagagccccagcacctctgggcctggcagtttgagccccggcacctctaggccgGGCAGttagagccccggcacctctgggcttgctgtatTCATTGTGAATGTAAAACAATT includes the following:
- the LOC115656854 gene encoding platelet-derived growth factor receptor-like protein translates to MNSKALAVLGCSLLLLILAECQEKEKPPKATEKKVTKEPKPNKLKPPKTTGEKLHQAVTKPPKGKARVKPTAPHNQVHQPASILTRVVTRGQFQKVPDSLTLKAGDTLELRCRGRSVRWRFPAYLKDEDEGRLRIKHFERHSQLLVVNSRAADTGEYSCWSFQCGDSECQDGEDRTGKAFIFFTDPQELFVPTEDYYEVVQLRTNHPTLLPCQVTSPLAKVTLHREFPPEEVAVDGIDISYDVKRGFVIHRPRPSYAGSLFCMASLAGVRQISTKYMLIYINYPSSAPKPTVSASATTVRAGENFNVTCTVFGEPEVAIDFTWEYPGQQIGRPPYIRERADLARQGGQVQQESESILYIDEARAIDEGLTPAVP